From the Candidatus Binataceae bacterium genome, the window CGAAGGGGTGAAGCGGATTGCGCGCGAACTCGGAATCGATCGCAAGACGGTGAAGCGCTGGCTCATGCTCGGCGATTGGCAACCGCGGAGAGTCCGGCAACTGCCCCGTCCGATCGATCGCTTCGCCGAGTTC encodes:
- a CDS encoding helix-turn-helix domain-containing protein gives rise to the protein MEAEQDRVVSLPAEAGPAEERMLREDLVREMVARKERGEGVKRIARELGIDRKTVKRWLMLGDWQPRRVRQLPRPIDRFAEF